TCCTAGCCTATCAACGAGCTGCTTTGGAGCAGGAAGAGCAAGATAATTATGAAGCGCGGAAGTTAAGTGGTAGCGAGGGATATGAATCTGCTCAACCCCATCTTACTAATCAGCAAACACTAAGTTTAGGGAATTATGAACGCTTGTCCTTTGATTCGGATTTGTTTAAATCTAGCAATGATGGAGTTAAAGAGCTTGGTTTTGAGAGTAAAGTGTATTGGAGTTTTAAAGAGCATGAGGTCGAGCAGTTTCAGAAGAATATTGTTCTAGATCTATATAATTCGATAATTCGGAATTTGAATTTAGAGAAAATGAAAAACAACAAAACTCATTCTCAAGTATAGCTGAAGTTTGGTCGGCTTTAAATTCGAAATATGATACGAGAATTGATTTTTCATTACCTTGCGAATTTGAAGGAGGACAACAATTGCAGGGGTATTTACCAATTAAAAAGAAGACTGGGACCGTGATTGGGAGGAGTGGAATTACTTTCGCCACTGGATTTGATTTAGGGCAGAATAGCGCTAGTGATATAAAGAAATTTAATTTCCCAAAAGAGCTGGAAGAAAAATTATTGCCTTTTGTAGGAGCACAGAGAGAAGATGCAAAAAAATTACTTCCTTTAGCCGAGAGGACTTTTATATCTTTTGAAGAAGCAAATCTAATCGATTTTAAAGTAAAAGGACTTCATCTACGGTCTGCTATTAAGCGCTGGGATGCTCACAGGTCTGAAAACACCCCAGCTTTTAGAGATTTAACTTCTGGTCAACAAATTGTTTTATTTTCAAGAACTTTTCATCAGGGGAGACGCATGCCTGATTTACTAATTGCTCAAAAATTTTATAGAGCTGCCTTAGACAACAATTGGGTTGAGGCAGAAAAACATTTAAGAAATTATAATGTACCTGAAGGGTGGTATAAGGATAGAGTTAATAAAGAGGCCGATGTATTAAAACGAGAAAGGTTATTAAAATGAAAGTGCATAAAATTTATTTTTTAGTAGGTCTTTTTTTTATATCCATTCAGTTAAATGCTCAAAAATATGAATATACAGGAAATTGTAATGCTAATAATTATAAAGAGAAGTTCGAAGATTGTTTAGATAAAGAGGTTGCTATGTACGATAAAGAGTTAAATATTTTATATAATAGACTATCCAAATACTCCTCCTACAAGCAGCTTCGAAAAACAGAGAGGTTATGGATTAAATTTAAAGAAGAGGATTGTGATTATATTGCTAATGAAGTCAATGGAGGGAAGTTTTATCAATTCATATATGATGTGTGTTTAATTAATAAAACTAAAGCCAGGATAGACGATTTGAAACGTTCTTATTTCTATTCTGGCTGGTTTAAGAAAAATTGCTAATATCTCAGGCTCACGATAAATACCCTAGTGTTCCCGTGGATTTAATTAATGCGGTGATTGTTCAGGAAAGTAATGGCGCATGGAATGCAGTATCTACAGCAGACAGCTTGTTAACGAGTACATTAACAAAGACTCTAAATAATCACTGTTATTTTATAAGGTGTTTAAAGTAACTTGAGTTTCATGGGTATGAGTATGTGTATATGATTCATTGAGATTTATTGCTTCTATAAGTTAAAGAGCGTAAGCTAATTTTAATATTTAATCAGTATGTGTTGCATCATCTACTCGGTTTAATCGCCATAAAATATGAACTTATTGCACAGTACACATAGTTTATTCCTTCATAGGCTTCTGCTATTAGTTTGCTCTATCCTTTCCTTTAGTTGTGCCGCTTTGCCTTTTGCTCCTAACACAAA
This Legionella fallonii LLAP-10 DNA region includes the following protein-coding sequences:
- a CDS encoding pesticin C-terminus-like muramidase encodes the protein MDFSLPCEFEGGQQLQGYLPIKKKTGTVIGRSGITFATGFDLGQNSASDIKKFNFPKELEEKLLPFVGAQREDAKKLLPLAERTFISFEEANLIDFKVKGLHLRSAIKRWDAHRSENTPAFRDLTSGQQIVLFSRTFHQGRRMPDLLIAQKFYRAALDNNWVEAEKHLRNYNVPEGWYKDRVNKEADVLKRERLLK
- a CDS encoding lysozyme inhibitor LprI family protein, whose protein sequence is MKVHKIYFLVGLFFISIQLNAQKYEYTGNCNANNYKEKFEDCLDKEVAMYDKELNILYNRLSKYSSYKQLRKTERLWIKFKEEDCDYIANEVNGGKFYQFIYDVCLINKTKARIDDLKRSYFYSGWFKKNC